TATTATCACTTGGGTCAAACAGTGGTGTTACATTATGAGTCTGTATAACAGCATCAACATTATCTTTCAAAACCAACAATTCAACCATACTGGCATCCTCTGCCTCAAGTAATGACTTACTGTACATAAAGGCGATGATGTAATCAAAGCAACCTTCATGATCACCCTCTTCGAGCTCTGACTGGTCTTTGTCTTGAACGTGACCCACGGTATTGTCAATATGAAAAAGTTCCTTTGTTGGCAGGCTCTTCCTGATGTCCCATACCAGGCTCTTCCTTCCACTGTCCGACATTGTAAGTTCTTCATTTTCTTCACGAACGGTCAGCACAGTCCAGAATCAAGAATCAGTCTTTGCTCACATCAGTCTGTCCGTGACATGGATTTCAGCCGCAGATCCGTCTTGGTCCCAGATGTTATCTATCACTGGCCAACAGGTGGCGCCGATCCCAGACGAGCCCCCAAAATCTGTTACAGGTCCATTTTGGGACTGGTGCAGCAGATAATAGTTCCTTTAACACAGGATAAATGATGAAACAGGAGAACGTGGCTTCTCtttcaaagggtttgaatacttatgtcaatgtaatatttccgtttttgcaaaaatgtctaaaaaccagtttttgctttgtcattatggggtattgtgtgtagattgatgaggcaacataatgtaacaaaatatgaaaaaagtcaaggggtctgaatacttaacacAGTCAAAAAGTAATAATTATGActaaaccctgcccatttccaCAATGTATCttattaaaatttgattttaaacctaaccctacctaGTGAAGGAGAAGTTTGATGCGTTGGTCCAGCAGACCTTCTGCGCATGTGGGCtgaagtgtctgggaacgagattaggtgtaatgtgactaaaATAACTTCACGTTAGAGCGCGTGCCATCcttcagcacaacatgtcaccctttataaagcacatgatTATATTCAACCTAGTGGGTTACGtcagtcacatttgacattgttgattatgtcacacagttaaggcacatttatgaaccctttataaagcatgacatacggttaAAGCTGCTTTGTAACACATGTATGTAGTGATTATGACGgctttatgaaccctttataagcTTAACCTCCTTTAAATCAGGAACACACTTTGGCTACAGAGGTATTTGGTATGTTATGAATTTTGACTTAGGAATTATCCAAGTCGATTTTCTGTGGGGGGGGTATGTTAGTGAATCTCAGTGACCCTACAAGTCACAATTATATATGTCACAGTTGCatcattgtatatactgtacaccagTACCTGCCAAAGGCATTGAATACAACACTTTCAGTGATTGATATGTACAGTATACGTATACTCCTTCGTGTGAGATTTTGAAATAAACATGTTATGTGTTGTTTCTTGTCTATCAACGTAGTCTTAATATGTCTTTGTTATTCAGAGACTAATGCAATGGTCTGATGCAGAAGAAAGTGTCAAATTAGACAGACTGTAACTTGAGCCCTCTCATTATGACTGCTTTTCCTGTCAGTCCCTGTGTGCAGTTCCTCCAATGGTAAACTCTACCTCTGGCCCTCGCCAGTCATGCTGTTCACACCTTCCCAACCAGGGGACTCATTAGCTCCTAACACAGCCTGATGTTTACCTGGCTGTTTTGACAACCTGGTGCATTAGCCACGTTTTATACAACACAATTAAATGTGCTCTGTGTACTACGGAAGCTTAATGAACAAACATCTAGTCTCGCTCCTGAGGCTGATGCTTCCCACAGGCTTTTTGAAAAGTTGGTTGGACAATTTGGTTAATTGCATCACTGAATAAATAAAGTTATATGTGTTCTATTGTTAAACAAAAACTTTATCTACCTTCGATTTGTCTTATACAAAAGTGATTTCCCCTGTTAAATAAGTGTTCTATGCCTATGTCCAAGGGTCAGGCAGCTCGTCATGCACGGTTACATAAACTGTAAGTTTATGCTGcagacacatataacaacagaacCGTCAGTAAACTCCAGGAACCCCAAGCCCACATGCAGGACAGAGTTTGATTCAGGAAAACTTTGTAAAGTAAAcatagatatcaaatcaaattgtatttgtcacatgcgccgaatacaacaggtgaaatataaagagcagcagtaaatgacaatagcggggctatatacagggggtaacggtacagagtcagggggcaccggtgttgaagtaattgaggtaattatgtacatgtaggtagagttattaaagtggctttgcatagataataaacagtgagtagcagcagcagcgttaAAACAAAGGCGGGGGGCCATTAGATtaatttagccatttgattagctgttgggggtagaagctgtttagaagcctcttggacctagacttggcgctccggtactgcttgccgtgcggtagcagagagaacagtctatgactagggtggctggagtctttgacaatttttagggccgtcctctgacaccgcctgatatagaggtcctggatggcaggaagcttggcccaggtgatgtactgggacgtacgcacctaccctctgtagtgccttgcggtcggaggacgaacagttgccataccaggcagtgatgcaacccgtcaggatgctctcgatggtgcagctgtaaaaccttctgaggacccatgtcaaatcttttcagtctcctgagggggagtaggttttgtcgtgccctcttcactatcttggtgtgcttggaccatgttagtttattggtgatctggacgccaaggaacttgaagctctcaacctgctccactacagccccgtcgatgagaatgggggcgtgctcggtcctccttttcctgtagtccacaataatctcctttgtcttgatcacgtagagggagaggttgttgtccttgcaccacatggtcaggtctctgacctcctccctataggctgtctctgacctcctccctaatgaaactggtatacttttttatttatcacaattttctttaaccaattatggtctttaatgcagggccgacagacaagttccttactttctcccccttccactttcctcttccatttttgcggtaacaCTGTGATTAGTTTTGAGTAGAGCAGACACTTCCAtatgtttttgttagctgcatgtgtgacataactccacaaGTTCAAAAAATGAAATCTCCAAAAATATGCTTTTTTTTTGATCAattgagtgacccagccaaagcccggacttgaacctgatcaaaaatagctgtgcagcaacgctccccatccaatcggacagagcttgataggatctgcagagaagaatgggagaaactccccaaatacaggtgtgcgaaacctgtagagtcatacccaagaatactcaaggttgtaattgctgacaatggtgcttcaacaaagtactgagtctgaatacttatgtaaatgtgatatttcagtttttcagtaaaacattctaaaaagctgtttttgctttgtcattatggggtattgtgtgtaaattgatgaggaataaaaactattgaatcaatttcagaataaggctgtaacctaacaaaatgtagaaaagttaaggggtctgaatactttccgaaggcactgtataacagcAGCACAGTCAGTAAACTCTGGGAACATTGTAAAGTAAACATAGGTAAGCATTAATAAACAGGAATCACAGGGGAGTATAGACACGCTATTTTATAATGATGAAATCACTGATCAATGCCTGAAGCCATCTCTATAGACCATGTTTGCTGATGGCTGATGTAACTGTCCATCTATGAGTATTGGTTATTTATCTGAATTCTGTCCAATGGCTCTTCAAAAGTGTTGAATGGACAAAAAACTGCATCATAAGAGGTCATGTTTACAGTggatttaccccccccccccccggtaccCCTTCTCTATCACGTGACATTGTAAGGCCAAAGTGCACTGGCCACTCCCGTACAAAAATGGGGAACTGTTACTTATCCAGGTGTAGCCAGCATGCAGTGTATCTGGACCCTCTCCCTGCTTCAGCTAGTTGCCCTGTGGGCCAACGCAGCAGTGCTCACTGAAAATGGCCTCCCCATCCTCTGGGAGCAGGCACCCAGCCAGCTGCCAGACCTGCCTCAGGTGGACAACGTGGTCACAATCAACCAATGGACCTACCTCTGGCCCTCGCCAGTCATGCAGTTCACACCTTCCCAACCAGGGGACTCATTAGCTCCTAACACAGCCAGATGTCTAAGTGGCCATTTTGACAACCAGGTGCATTAGCCACGTTTTACACAACACAGTTGAACGCTCTTTGTGTACTACAGAAGCATAATGAACAAACATCTAGTCTCGCTCTTGAGGCTGATGCTTCCCACAGGCTTTTTGAAAAGTTGGTTGGACAATTTGGTTTATTGCATCACTGAATAAATAAAGTTATATGTGTTCTATGGTTAATCAAAAACTTTATCAATCTACACCGATTTGCTTTATATAACCGTCAGTTTCCCTTTTAAGTGAAGTTTTCTATGCCTATGTTTAAGGGTCAGGCTGCACATCATGCACGGTTACACAAACTGAAAGTTTATGCTGCACACACATAACAGCAGCAAACTCTGGGAACCCCAAGCCCACATGCAGGACAGAGTTTGACTCAGGAAAACATTGTAAAGTAAACATAGATAAGCATAAACAAACAGGAATCACAGGGGAGAATAGACATGCTCTTTTCGAATGATGAAATCACTGATCAATGCCTGAAGCCTTTGCCTTCCCTATAGATCATGTTTGCTGAGGGCTGACATaactgttttggttgtttctcTGACCTTTGTCCAATGGCTCTTCAAAAGTGCTGAGTGGACAAAAAAACGCCACGATAAGTACTGTTTACAGTGGATTTACCCCCGACCCCCCTTCTCTATCATGCGATGTTGTGAGGCCAAAGTGCACTGACCACTCCAGTACAAAAAGGGGGAACTGTTACTTATCCAGGTGTAGCCAGTATGCAGTGTGTCTGGACCCTCTCCCTGCTTCAGCTAGTTGCCCTGTGGGCCAACGCAGCAGTGCTCACTGAAAATGGCCTCCCCATCCTCTGGGACCAGGCACCCAGCCAGCTGTCGGACCTGCCTCAGGCGGACAATGTAGTCACAATCAACCCCTGGAATGCCCTGCAGAGGATGAGTCTGTATAGGATACTGGTGGGCTCCACTGACAAGTATATGGCCTCCATGGGAACCAATGACAGTGCCAGCCCGTTGTGGGGCCTGCCTCTGCAGCTGGCCTGGAAACTCAGGTCAGGTATGTCGGCCCTTCATTAAGTAGCTTTGGGGAGTTGAATATATGCACATTGTTTTTGTGATAACTGTAATACACAATAATGTTGACTACGTTTCTCAGTTGTCTCGATCAGATGGTTTATCAAAGGATTTCATGGGGAAAGTGATGTGACTGAATGCGCTTCTGTTCCCGTAGGGCGGTTGGTTGACCCCACTGGCGATACAATATGTGGACAGGAAGGAGATCCCATGTGTATTTCCACTAATAGCTGGTGGGCATGTAAGCACTGTGACACATATTCAACCACGCAGGCCATATGTGTAGCCCTACACTTCAATAACAGACCATtagtaaactctctctctctctcgctccttctctccctccccaggtGTGAACTACTACCTCTCAGTGATCCCGTTCCTGGCTGCTGTgcagaaaggcctgattggagatGGTCTCATTCAGGTCCAGGTACAGGCACCAGCTGAGGCAGCTGAAGACTACTGCACCTCTTACACAGACTGCTCTGCTAAGAACCCAGACCTCATGGCCAAATGGGAAGAATTCTTCCAGGTAAGCTATTCAATGAACCTCCTTCCCCATGGGAAGCATGTTCCTTCTTGCCCTAGGAGATAAAACCGGTTTGTTATTTTAGTTGAGTGAGTCCTAGACTCAATCAGATCAATCGTCGATAGCAGACACCCGTGTAGTGGATGTTTTGGCAGTTGTCAGAAGTGGAACTATGTTGGAGCCGTCagatcggtgagcagctgctcttgtgatcGTGAAGCCACACCCGTCCAACTCGCTTTCAGAACGCGAAGGTGACGGCCGTATAGAAACAATTACGCTTAAATTGAACAATCATTCAACTAAATAATGACTTCTATCaccctaatcgaggtgtagattaggtctcacattccagtgttcaaacttgtaaatAGCAATGTCCGCTTTAAGTATAACGAGGAGCCACTTGTGGCTCTGATAGCTGCACCGCCAAGTGGatctgattgaatcgagcccttaagTCACTGTTCATATGTGACCCATTGGTGAATGCATAGAATTATTTGCTGTTCTTGGTTTATAATATGCTACCTTTCCATCCTAGACCCTGAAAGATGTTAGCGCATCTGAGATTTCTGACTTTGAGAAAAGGGACCAGATtctaggtgccttttgggcaGGTGAAACGCTCTCTTTGAATACTGCCTCATCCAGCTGCAAGGCAAAGTGAGTAGAAACATTAAGTGATACAGGTCACACCCATTTGTCTTCGTTTTTGGTACTCTGGTACTCTGACACAATGTTGAGTTTCAATTAAATATAGGACTCTGTCCTTCAATCAGCTTTTACCttaattattgattattatttattaaaaagATTATTGATTCAATCTTTTGAGTCCCAATTTAGTACTTGTAATCACACCTTTGATCTTTGTTACAGGATGAGCTACTATTCCAGCCCAGAGGTTGCATTCGCCAAAAGCTGGATGAACGCTGCAGATTACGTGGCAGCTGCGTACTTCCAGTCCAGCCTGAATAACTCTGTGCTTTTCATGAGACCTCTGCCCAGCAGGGTGCTTCAGGAGGGGGATAGCGCTCCTAACATAGCTGACCTAAGCACAGAGGAGAACCACAACCTCTATATCTTTGGCTGGATGGCCAGGATGAACACGATTCTTTGTGAGTACTTTTACTTTTAGTCCCCCAAGATGGATGTTAAAAGATATATTCTATTATTCTTTGTATGAAGAGTAGAGGAACATTTCAGAGTGAAATTGAGATGATAGACACCAGTCAGTGATAAAATGAAGTCTATAGTCTCCCTCTAGTGGTGACATGTATGAAGTGTATTGAAATTGTTAGATCTACAGTACCAATTCAGTTGCATCAGGTTACTTGATCACATTTTCTTAACCAGTTGTTGTTCACCTTGTGACAGTGGGCTCTCCGGTTAAGATGTGGCGCTCAGCCATGTGCTCTGACAAGGCTCGGGAGAAGGGCCGGGAGCTCCTACAGAATCTGATCCTGGACCCTAAATTCGCTGTTTCCACCTTCGTCTCCATTCTGACAGAGATGACCCGCAGCTGCTCAGGCTTCAGCACATAAGTCCAATGAATAAAACTCACACTGTGCTCATTTACACTTCCTGTGTTTGCCATTATTCCTTTTCCACGGTAGACAAAAGACCTTGTTGATTAATGTACAAACAATGTATTTATTGTATGactataataatacatttacatggaAGAGTGGCTCAGTATAAAGTGCATAATAACAAAGATAAATAAATGTTGCTTGAAATTTGAATATTATATCTCACATGCCAAAATGTTCATTGATCTTCACACTCAAACTTTAAGCTTGGATATGTATCAGATATTCATCATATCCATTGATTCTATTCCATCCTAAAGATATCCATTGATTCTCTTATTTCCTAAACCTGTTTCACAGTCTGCATGGCatatgtgtttattgtttttctcTTGCTGTGAATACTTTGGTCATTCAATTTTCTCCTGACGCTGGCAAGTTCATCCTCATCAATGTATTCATAATCATTAGTGCCATCATCATCCTATTTAATTGTCTTGTGCTGAGGACTGTTTTCTTCACCGGTGGCTGAGGagagaacacaaacacaacaaggcaTGAGAATCAAAGTCAAGCTTTTGACATAGAGATTGATTAAGCAATAAgaccagaggaggtgtggtatatggctaatataccatggat
Above is a genomic segment from Salvelinus sp. IW2-2015 linkage group LG28, ASM291031v2, whole genome shotgun sequence containing:
- the LOC111954405 gene encoding protein LEG1 homolog, translated to MQCVWTLSLLQLVALWANAAVLTENGLPILWDQAPSQLSDLPQADNVVTINPWNALQRMSLYRILVGSTDKYMASMGTNDSASPLWGLPLQLAWKLRSGRLVDPTGDTICGQEGDPMCISTNSWWACVNYYLSVIPFLAAVQKGLIGDGLIQVQVQAPAEAAEDYCTSYTDCSAKNPDLMAKWEEFFQTLKDVSASEISDFEKRDQILGAFWAGETLSLNTASSSCKAKMSYYSSPEVAFAKSWMNAADYVAAAYFQSSLNNSVLFMRPLPSRVLQEGDSAPNIADLSTEENHNLYIFGWMARMNTILLGSPVKMWRSAMCSDKAREKGRELLQNLILDPKFAVSTFVSILTEMTRSCSGFST